A segment of the Candidatus Baltobacteraceae bacterium genome:
ATTTCAACGAGGCCGCACGCGATCCGCAGGTGCGGGGGATCTTCGCGCTGCGCGGCGGCTATGGCACGATGCGCATCCTCCACGCGCTCGACTACGAAGCGCTGCGGAACGACCCCAAGGTCATTCTCGGTTACTCGGATCTCACCGCCATCCTCAACGCGGTGACCGCGCGAGCCGGCCTCGTAACCTTTCACGGTCCGGTCGCCGCGCTCTCGCAGTTTACACCGGAGGTCGTTGCGGCCTTGCGTCGCGCGGTCTGCATCGCCGAACCGCTGGGAACGTTTCCGATTGAAGACGGCGCGACGATTACCGGTGGGCGCGCGAGCGGTATTCTGCGGGGCGGCAATCTCTCGCTGCTCGCCGGGCTCGTGGGGACGCCGTACGCGATCGCCCTCCGTGAGGCGATCCTTTTCGTGGAAGAAGTGGGCGAAGCGCCCTACAAGATCGACCGCATGTTGACGCAGCTGCGATTGAGCGGCGCGTTCGCCGGACTTGCCGGCATCGCGATTGGACAATGCCGCGACTGCGACGTCGATAGCGAGCACGTCTATGCGCAGATGCCGCTCGCGCGTACGCTGGCCGACCGCCTCGGCGATCTCGGCGTACCGGTCTTCACCGGCGCGCGCATCGGCCACATCGACGAACAATGGACGATCCCAATCGGTGCGCGCGCCTCGATCGACGCAGGCGTTCGCACCTTGCGAATCGACGAGCCCGCCGTTTCATAGGAGCCGGCGTTTTTAGCGCTATAACCCGAGTACCCCGTATTCGTCGGCTCGATTATTGCGGTAAACGTCATAATTTATGCCCTAGCTGCCTCAGGATGGCTTGTACGTTCTCCCACGCATCTGCGCCCAGCTCCTTCGATGGGCTGCCGGCTAACGTGTACTTCTTTCCTGTGGCTGGGTCGACAAAGTGATGATGGCTGCCACGGCTGCCCTTGTAGACGAGCCCGGCATGCCCCCTTCAGGCGAGGACGCGTTCGGCGAGAGCGGCGTCGGTCTCGTTGAAGAAGCGGTTCTGCGTTTCGCTGACCTTCGGAGCCCATGGATCGACTTGCTTCGCGCTGATCGGAAAGTGCGTCGTCGGACCGGCAGCGTCGGCATAGCTCGAGCCGTCGAACGGAGCGAAGTGTTTGCTCTCTTTGTGCGCCACTACGATGCTCGAGACGGCGTTCTCCGCATTGCGCGCGGCGCTGCGGAGCGCTGGCTCTAATCGTTTGTCGGAAGCGATGGTATCGTAAAGCGCGATCGCCGGACGATCCGCGTGCCACGGCATATCCGGCGTCGC
Coding sequences within it:
- a CDS encoding LD-carboxypeptidase translates to MIRPPALHPGDIVALISPAGPLADEAELVRACEAVRSLGFEPRPGRNAARRDGYLAGSDDERARDFNEAARDPQVRGIFALRGGYGTMRILHALDYEALRNDPKVILGYSDLTAILNAVTARAGLVTFHGPVAALSQFTPEVVAALRRAVCIAEPLGTFPIEDGATITGGRASGILRGGNLSLLAGLVGTPYAIALREAILFVEEVGEAPYKIDRMLTQLRLSGAFAGLAGIAIGQCRDCDVDSEHVYAQMPLARTLADRLGDLGVPVFTGARIGHIDEQWTIPIGARASIDAGVRTLRIDEPAVS